GGAAAGGGGCGGGGTCACTCCTGCGGTCTAGGGTGCCGTCTGAGGCGCCGTCTCTGACCGCGAGCGCCCTCTGGCGTTGAGAAGTCGCAAAGAGGCGTTGATAGCTCTGATCTATTGAATTAAAACTCCATAGTCTCCCCCTAGGGACTTAATTGCCGGGTCCCGTAAGCAGGAAGGACCCAGGGTGTGCGGAGAACAGGGAATAGCCCACATTATTGCACCAATCCTCAGGAGAAGGCTGAAACCAGATCGTTTTATTTAGTGATTAATTAAGAACAACTGTTTCCTTGTGCTGTACATCCAAGCGGCAGGTGGCGCTAAGCCAATTGCGGAGTTGCGTAAGAGATTTAGAAATAACGAGGTAGAAACACCATAGGAAGGAACTTTGTGAGGAGAGTGAAATAGCTGCTGAGAGGAAGGGCAGACGTGGTTATTCTGGCTTGTCTCTTGTTCGTTGAACTTACTTTGAGAACTCTGAGGTatttagacattttaattttaaattgtaaCTTAAATCTATTTTGAGATAAAggtgtctcatgtagctcaggctaggaTTGCTTCTAcctcatgagtgctaggattgcaggtcgGGGTAGCTCCAACACTCCTGGTTTTATGCAGTACTGGCCTTTGAACAGTACTGCATAATTTGCCCATGCAAAGGAAGACCTCTACTGACTGAGCTGCACCCCCAAATCCCCTGAGGGACTCTCAGAGAGCTTAGCATCTAACTGAAGTAGTTTAGgagtagaacacttgcttagcatgttgTAAGTTTGGGGGTCAGTCCAGCAACACTGAATAAGCCCACAGAGCGCCACTGAGGCACGATTTTTAGAATAGCAGGACAAGAAATTTGAGAGCCAAGAGACCCTCTTGCTTCAGGAAGGTCTGCAAAACTTGTTTGGCAGGCCACCTGGTTCCTCTACAGTCAACACATGcccaatggtgtgtgtgtgtgtgtgtgtgtgtctgtgtgtctgtgtgtctgtgtgtctgtgtctgtgtccgtAGCTGCAGGAAGTATGCAAGCCAGAAGTCACATCGTCTATGTGGCACAACTGTCTCCATGGTTGCTGAGACAACAACCACATGTTAGAGCAATAAGAGGTTTTACTGCTCCTTGATGGCAACCCTCTTCCCTACCTTTCCCAACTGACCCATGAGGAAACCAAGGCGAGGACACGGCGGGGAGTGCCCAAGATAACAAAAGTGAAGGCCAAAGGCAGTCCCACAATTTACAGCAGTGGAAATCCTCTCTCCAGCTACTCTGCCCGGCACCTTGGAAAAAGCCAGGGCTTATGCCGACAGACCAAATGCTGCCTCCTTTAGGGGAGTAATAAGGAAAcagtattttctgtttcttccttcccaagTTAACATTGAAATATGGCCTAAAACACTAAGCACaggagacttaaaaaaaaaaaaatcaacttcttTCCCCTCATCCTTTCAATAGCGATTAGAATTGCAATGGCCTCTGATGCACACAACTTGTCTTGGGGAAAGTAAAATGGGACACCATAACCTTCATTTGACctaacagaaaaaccaaaatgtcATCTTGCAGGGGCATGTGGGAGACTCTGTAGCAGAATGGACTGACCTGAATTATTAGGGAGCCTGAGTTTTTTTGCACTGGGCACCACCTTGTTGGTTTCTCTGGGCAATGGTCAAGTCTTGTCTGCTGGCTGGATCGTCATCTAAACAAGGCTGTTTCTCATCTCTACCCAGGGCCCTTACCTTGACCCCTACCCCTTCCCTTCATAAACTCTGCCTCTCCGCTTAAAGCAAAAGTAGAAAGTGTATAAGAGTTGGACTCATACCTGAGAGATGGctagagcttaagagcactgttcttccagaggacccagtacCCCTATGGCAGCTCACCAGTGATTGGTAAcaccagttctaagggatctgatgccctcctctggtctctgtgagcaccaggcacacatgtgttgcacaacatatatgcatatatgcagcGAAACACCCctacccattaaaaaaaaaaagatgtctcaCTTAGGGGAGGCTGGCCTTAAGCTTTCAGCAATTCTACCTGAACACCAGGGCTATATTTGTGCATCACTGTGCTCCACTCCAGCCCttcacttacttatttttttattttgacactgGGTCCCACCAATTTGCCTGAACTGAACTTCAACTCCGTGTATAACTCAGGAAGGTTTTGAACTTaggatcttcttgcctcagcctcttaaggAGCTGGAATTAACAGACCTATGCCACCAGGCTCAGCTTCCCTGACTCACTTCTTGTCAGAATGTAGACTACAAGCCCTGATTAGGGTCCAGCTCCTTCATGGCTTGGGTATGCTGGACCGCACACAGCCTGGCATAACATATTTATGATGCAGATGAAAGAGCAATGGACAGGGAACACATCCTTTTGTAAGCATTAAATGACGTGTTTAGTGGATAGCTTTGCTTTCACTGTGTCTGTGGTCCCCAGTGTTACCTCTCCGGCCACCAGCAGCGTCTCGAACTTCCCTCTGTTGGGGATGCCCCCTAGTGAAGGTAAAATTCAGGTATGCAGGGACACAGCAAGGGCTGTTGACAGAGGATGTAAGCCTGTGCCAGGACCACAGCGGAAGTCTTCCCTCCCCAGTCCCTTTGCTTATCCCCGCAGGACCAGTGTGGAAGAGGCAAGGAGGGTAAGTTGAGCATTGCTGGCAACAATCTAGGACCCAGGAAATCTTTGTGAATATCTTGCTTTTTACTGGAACTAGGCTAGCCCGGGATGCTACTACGCTAGACACAGCAGAATGTCACAAGATCAATACGGTTCCCTGAAGACTGTGTACCTCTAGCCTCCTCTGGGGCCCCAAGGACCTAATGTCACAATGATTTCAAGGCTTATCAGGGTGTCATGAGGGCTCTGGCCCAACAATATACCCTGAGCTGATGGCTATGACCCTCTCTGAGTCAACATTCTTGATCTTCAGCACACCATGATTCTTGACCCTCAAAAGGCAAGGGTGGCCTGAAAGGCGGAGCCTCACATAGCttacagccagccatggagtccCAAACAACGAAGCAGGAACCAGAGCTAGCTGGTCTTGCTGTCAGTCATCAGCAGGACAGCCTGGAACCCACACCATGGAAGACGTGGACACTGATGAATTTGTAGGCAGTGACCACACTGGCCGAGGTACTCTGTGATCCCAGGAGAACAGGCCCTTCATCTTCTCAGATCTCCTCTGAGTCCTTTATTATGGTCCCTGGAGGCCCCTCTGGCTTCTCGGTCACTGGAGTCAGGAGGGTTTCCTAACTTGTGAACAGAGCTTGTCATCATCACAGGCCTCTCTCCACAGACTCTGCAGGTAGGCATGAGCAGGCCACCCTCCAGCCATGAAGCCCAGCACTGGTTGGCAAAAGAGGGTTCTGTGTCCAGTCCCCTAGAGCTGGTTCCAGAAAGATTCAGGGTCTGGGACACCTCTCTCCTCGAGGGAGTGACCTGATTTCTTGCCCAGGCTGTTACCAATAGGAAAATAGGTGCCGTCAGCAATTGGAGCAGCCTGGACTTCTGGAACCAGGGTCCGGGGTAGTTCTCACGTCAGCCTCTGTCTCTGTAATTGAGGACCTTGGGgcttcttctttcccctcaggTCCAAGGCCCTGTAAATACTTCTTCCAGCTTACCAGGCAGTGCTGGGCAGCGGAGCGGATCTCTCCACTTCTCAGGGCATAAATGATAGGATTGACCATAGAGTTAGCCAGACAAAGCATGGAACAGAAGGCAAACACCTCCTTAACCCGGTCACTCAGTGTGGTGACCAGGCTATGACCCATGAGAGCCAATGCAGGGAACCAGCATATGAGCAGGACAGCCAGTACCAGCCCCAGGGTCTTGGCCAACCTCACATCTAGTCTCATCCGAGCTATCCCAGGCACCTGCCTGTCCTGATGCTCTGCCAAGCTGGCTACGTGCTGGTGGGCTTTCCAGAGAACATACCCATAGGTGTAGATGATGCCGGCGAAGAGGATGGCAATGAATAGGAGCCAGCCTAGCAGGTAGTCATTGGGGATGAGTGGGAAAAGTTCCGAGCAGGGGCTAGGACAACAAGTCCATCCCATGAGTGGCAGGTAGGAGATGAATGCCGAGAGGACCCACATGACACAAAGGGCCACCAGTGCCCTCCCACGGGTGACTAGAGCTTTGTAGGTAGGTGGGTA
This DNA window, taken from Cricetulus griseus strain 17A/GY chromosome 2, alternate assembly CriGri-PICRH-1.0, whole genome shotgun sequence, encodes the following:
- the Cnr2 gene encoding cannabinoid receptor 2, with amino-acid sequence MERCWEMGVTNGSESGLEFNPMKDYMILSDAQKIAVAVLCTLLGLLSALENLVVLYLILSSQRLRRKPSYLFIGSLAGADFLASVIFACNFVIFHVFHGVDSKAVFLLKIGSVTMTFTASVGSLLLTAVDRYLCLCYPPTYKALVTRGRALVALCVMWVLSAFISYLPLMGWTCCPSPCSELFPLIPNDYLLGWLLFIAILFAGIIYTYGYVLWKAHQHVASLAEHQDRQVPGIARMRLDVRLAKTLGLVLAVLLICWFPALALMGHSLVTTLSDRVKEVFAFCSMLCLANSMVNPIIYALRSGEIRSAAQHCLVSWKKYLQGLGPEGKEEAPRSSITETEADVRTTPDPGSRSPGCSNC